Sequence from the Catenuloplanes indicus genome:
CGGGCCTGGAGCCGGTCCAGCACCTGGGAGAGCGCGCCGCCGATCAGCCGCAGAAAGCCGAGGTACCGCTCGTCGACCGGCAGGTGCGGGCTGAGCGTCGCGGTGAGCAGACCCGCGCCGCCGCCGAGCCGGACCCGGGCGACCGCGCCGTCCACGGTCACCTCGGCCGGTGCCGGCTCCCAGGGCTCCGGAATCCACGGATTCGGCACGGTCAGCGTGACACCGGTCAGGTCCTCGGGCGCGGAACGCAGCACCGGCAGCGCCCGGCCGAGCAGCGCGGCCGGGTCCTCCACGTCCGCCAGCCGGTCGGCGAGGCGGTGCAGCAGCGCCAGCCGGCGGTTGCCGATCACCTGCCCGGTCGTCTCGGACGCAATGTCGATCACGCCTTCGACCACGCCGTCCGGGTTCGCGACCGCGGAGTAGGAGAACGTGAAGAACGTCTCCTCGAGGTAGCCGTGCCGGTCCATCAGCAGCCGCAGGTCACTGACCCAGGTGGCCCGCTCCCCCGCGGCCTTGTCCAGCATCGGGCCGATCGTGCCCCAGATCTCCGGGAAGACGTCCCGGGCCGGACGGCCGAGCGCGGCCGGGTGCTTGTCCGCGATCATCTGCACGTACGCCTCGTTGTAGACCAGCACGTACTCCGGTCCCCACAACAGCGTGACCGCGAATCGGGTCCGCAGCGCCATCCGCACCGTGGCGATCAGCGTCGGACTCCACGACGAGACCGGCCCGAGCGGCGTCGCCGCCCAGTCCACCGCGGCATACGCCTCGCGCAGCGACCCGGCCGACTCGAAAACATCATCCACCAGGAGAAAATAGCCTCCGGCCGGCACACCGGGCGTCGGTGCGGGCCGGACATCGACGGAATACCATGCCGGTACGTCCGTCGATGGGGGACCTGAGGAT
This genomic interval carries:
- a CDS encoding PP2C family protein-serine/threonine phosphatase produces the protein MDDVFESAGSLREAYAAVDWAATPLGPVSSWSPTLIATVRMALRTRFAVTLLWGPEYVLVYNEAYVQMIADKHPAALGRPARDVFPEIWGTIGPMLDKAAGERATWVSDLRLLMDRHGYLEETFFTFSYSAVANPDGVVEGVIDIASETTGQVIGNRRLALLHRLADRLADVEDPAALLGRALPVLRSAPEDLTGVTLTVPNPWIPEPWEPAPAEVTVDGAVARVRLGGGAGLLTATLSPHLPVDERYLGFLRLIGGALSQVLDRLQARQAERLLTSMERAMSEALQDSLLTHAAQPDNLRVAVRYRTSIAQAHIGGDWYDAFQLVNGLHTVVVGDVTGHDRDAAAVMAQIRNMLRGIAYTVERPPSQLLDALNDAMLGLGVDRFVTVVLGQFRDEPGRRTFRWANAGHPPPVLLHPDGRAELLRRPSEILLGVADPPARTDHEIELAPGAAVVLYTDGLIERRGVALDESLRDLTETLTGRADLDAEQICDLLLDRYTGHAEDDIALTVVR